In a genomic window of Spirosoma agri:
- a CDS encoding mechanosensitive ion channel family protein, which yields MEQAQTNAQRIYDQVLTFATLYGGRILLAIVTLIIGLWLIGWVTKLLSSVMTKRHVDRDVQPFLLSLLNAVLRVLLLLSIASTLGVETTSFVAIIGAAGLAVGLALQGSLANFAGGVLILTFKPFRVGDLVSTQGFTGSVEAIRIFDTILVTLDNKTIILPNGPLSTTSIVNISTRGIIRVDQVYTVGSQNDLDSTKACFQNVVDGCPYALKDRAHDVLIAKLNANSRDYDVRVWTKSETYWATYYYMLENVARQFGKDGIESPKPQLFVTTED from the coding sequence ATGGAACAGGCGCAAACGAATGCCCAGCGCATCTACGATCAGGTGCTTACTTTTGCTACGCTCTACGGTGGCCGCATCTTGCTGGCTATCGTGACCCTCATTATCGGACTCTGGCTCATTGGCTGGGTGACAAAGCTACTCTCGTCTGTGATGACGAAACGGCACGTCGATCGCGACGTTCAACCATTCCTGCTGTCGCTGCTCAACGCCGTTTTGCGCGTGCTGCTGCTTCTCAGTATCGCCAGTACACTGGGCGTTGAAACAACATCGTTTGTGGCGATTATTGGTGCGGCCGGATTAGCCGTCGGTTTGGCCTTGCAGGGTAGTTTAGCCAACTTCGCGGGGGGCGTTCTGATTCTGACGTTCAAGCCGTTTCGGGTTGGCGATCTAGTTTCGACGCAGGGGTTTACGGGCAGCGTGGAAGCCATTCGGATCTTTGACACCATTCTTGTCACGCTGGATAACAAGACGATTATTCTGCCGAACGGTCCATTATCAACAACGTCAATTGTTAACATCAGCACCAGGGGGATTATTCGGGTTGATCAGGTATATACGGTAGGCAGCCAGAACGATCTGGATAGTACAAAAGCCTGTTTTCAGAATGTTGTCGATGGCTGTCCCTATGCGCTTAAGGATCGGGCACACGATGTACTGATCGCCAAACTGAACGCCAACTCGCGCGACTACGATGTGCGGGTCTGGACAAAGAGCGAAACGTATTGGGCGACCTATTACTACATGCTCGAGAATGTGGCCCGGCAGTTCGGTAAAGACGGCATCGAATCGCCCAAACCACAATTATTCGTCACTACCGAAGACTAG
- the corA gene encoding magnesium/cobalt transporter CorA — MIRIFQLDETSVRKVRDIDSFSDTARTLWVDLQNPTPSEIKSVEEKFDVDFLSQQEQLEIESSSRYIEEDDFLIANSNFLIPDKEQRYVTVPVSFLLKDDTLFTYRNADLKSFADTVKRIKSRRAVFSDGAQILISIFESRIDYDADLIEMVSSEIKAINRMLDLDANLDREMLLNINDYQELTMSIRENVVDKQRVISSMIRSDGWFNDIEQQRLRTLIKDINSLIDHTNFIFERLEFLQNTYLGLIDLEQNRIVKIFTVVSLVFLPPTLLASIWGMNFDEMPEIHWKYGYAFALAMMVLSSALTVWIFRRKKWL; from the coding sequence ATGATTCGTATTTTTCAGCTTGATGAAACCTCCGTCCGCAAAGTCCGCGATATTGACTCTTTTTCGGATACGGCACGAACGCTTTGGGTTGACCTGCAAAATCCAACGCCCAGCGAAATCAAGAGCGTCGAGGAAAAATTTGATGTGGACTTTCTGAGCCAGCAGGAGCAGCTGGAAATCGAAAGCAGTTCCCGGTACATTGAAGAGGACGATTTCCTGATTGCCAATTCCAACTTCCTGATTCCCGATAAAGAACAGCGGTACGTGACGGTTCCGGTCAGTTTTCTGCTCAAAGATGACACGCTGTTCACCTATCGTAACGCCGATCTGAAATCATTTGCCGACACGGTCAAACGGATCAAATCGCGTCGGGCGGTGTTCAGCGACGGCGCGCAAATTCTGATCTCAATTTTTGAATCACGGATCGATTACGACGCTGACCTGATCGAGATGGTATCCAGCGAAATCAAAGCGATCAACCGGATGCTCGACCTCGACGCGAACCTTGATCGCGAAATGCTGCTGAATATCAACGATTACCAGGAATTGACAATGTCGATTCGGGAAAATGTGGTCGATAAACAACGGGTTATTTCGTCCATGATTCGCTCCGATGGCTGGTTCAATGACATCGAACAGCAACGCCTTCGGACACTCATTAAGGACATAAATTCGCTGATTGATCACACGAACTTCATTTTCGAACGGTTGGAGTTTCTACAAAATACCTACCTCGGTTTGATTGACCTGGAGCAAAACCGCATCGTTAAAATCTTTACGGTCGTGTCGCTGGTATTTCTGCCACCAACGTTGCTGGCCAGTATCTGGGGTATGAACTTCGATGAGATGCCGGAAATCCACTGGAAATACGGCTATGCGTTTGCGCTGGCTATGATGGTATTATCGTCGGCCCTGACGGTCTGGATATTCCGCCGGAAAAAGTGGCTTTGA
- a CDS encoding amidohydrolase family protein, which produces MKRLLTSILTLGVLTSYAQNPAPARPQERAIALTGATIHVGNGQVIQNGVIVFDKGVITALGDGSTPTAGAEVISASGKHVYPGFISPASTVGLQEIGAVKATVDKQEIGELNPNIRSLIAYNTDSEIIPTIRNNGVLLTQAIPQGGIVSGSSSIMMADGWNWEDAVLKKDDGIWLNWPSYFAREFNFEDFSLTIRKNSKRTEAISALQATFNDAKAYAALSNPSSMNLKLEAMRGLFSGKQTLFVRADYGKDIVEGVLFAKSLGIPKVVIVGGEEANRVVSFLKDNNVPVILSELHRLPNREDEDVDLPYRMPGILHKAGVLVGLSYADGWWRTRNLAFLAGTASGFGIADKEEALKLITSNNAKILGIDNVAGTLEKGKQATLFVSAGDALDMRTNVVEQVFIQGRKVNLDDRHKRLYKTYKDKYEQK; this is translated from the coding sequence ATGAAAAGACTACTAACATCAATACTCACACTGGGGGTACTTACGAGTTACGCCCAGAATCCGGCCCCGGCCAGACCCCAGGAGCGGGCCATTGCGCTGACGGGTGCAACCATTCACGTCGGCAATGGACAGGTGATCCAGAACGGCGTCATCGTGTTCGACAAAGGCGTCATCACGGCTTTGGGCGATGGCAGCACACCAACGGCCGGTGCCGAAGTGATCAGCGCGTCGGGTAAGCACGTGTATCCCGGCTTTATTTCCCCCGCATCGACGGTGGGTTTGCAGGAAATCGGGGCCGTAAAGGCGACGGTTGATAAACAGGAGATCGGGGAGTTGAACCCAAACATTCGCTCGCTGATTGCTTATAATACCGACTCGGAAATCATTCCGACGATCCGCAATAACGGCGTTCTGCTCACGCAGGCCATTCCGCAGGGCGGCATCGTGTCGGGTAGTTCGAGTATCATGATGGCCGATGGCTGGAACTGGGAAGATGCCGTTCTGAAAAAAGATGACGGTATCTGGCTCAACTGGCCGAGCTATTTTGCCCGTGAGTTTAATTTTGAGGATTTCTCGCTGACAATTCGCAAAAACTCGAAGCGGACCGAAGCGATCAGCGCGTTGCAGGCTACCTTCAACGATGCGAAAGCCTACGCAGCACTGTCGAATCCGTCGTCGATGAACCTGAAACTGGAAGCCATGCGCGGTTTGTTTTCGGGCAAGCAGACTCTCTTCGTTCGGGCCGATTATGGTAAAGATATTGTCGAAGGGGTGCTATTTGCCAAATCGCTCGGTATTCCTAAAGTGGTCATCGTTGGGGGCGAAGAAGCCAATCGGGTCGTGAGCTTTCTGAAGGACAACAATGTCCCCGTCATCCTGAGCGAACTGCACCGGTTGCCAAACCGCGAAGATGAAGATGTTGACCTGCCGTATCGGATGCCGGGCATTTTGCACAAAGCGGGTGTACTCGTTGGCCTTAGCTACGCCGATGGCTGGTGGCGGACGCGCAATCTGGCCTTTCTGGCCGGAACAGCTTCCGGCTTTGGCATCGCTGATAAGGAAGAAGCCCTGAAGCTCATTACCTCGAACAACGCCAAAATTCTGGGCATCGACAACGTGGCCGGTACATTGGAAAAAGGCAAACAGGCTACGCTGTTCGTATCGGCAGGCGACGCGCTCGACATGCGTACCAACGTTGTTGAGCAGGTATTTATCCAGGGCCGCAAGGTGAATCTTGACGATCGGCACAAGCGGCTATACAAAACCTACAAAGACAAATACGAGCAGAAATAG